A section of the Paenibacillus aurantius genome encodes:
- a CDS encoding GNAT family N-acetyltransferase, with translation MKAGVPFRLVPMEEEHAREICTWHYDPPYDLYNWKAWEEMQENGEEFADPFIRKEQYRAVLDEHGQLAGFAQFFPMVGVTRLGLGMKPQLCGSGSGTAFVRAIAREAVRLNPGHEIDLEVLVWNERAQRAYVKAGFRRTDAYERLTPTGPADFYCMVYEEGEAV, from the coding sequence ATGAAAGCAGGGGTACCCTTTCGGCTGGTCCCGATGGAAGAGGAGCACGCAAGGGAGATCTGCACCTGGCACTATGACCCGCCGTATGATCTGTATAACTGGAAAGCATGGGAGGAGATGCAAGAGAACGGGGAGGAATTCGCCGATCCGTTCATCCGCAAGGAGCAGTACCGGGCGGTACTGGATGAGCACGGGCAGCTGGCGGGATTCGCGCAGTTCTTTCCGATGGTTGGCGTCACCCGTCTGGGGCTTGGGATGAAGCCCCAGCTCTGCGGAAGCGGGAGCGGGACGGCTTTCGTGCGGGCAATCGCCCGGGAAGCGGTCCGCCTGAACCCCGGGCATGAGATCGACCTGGAGGTGCTTGTGTGGAACGAGCGGGCCCAGAGGGCATACGTAAAAGCCGGCTTCCGCCGGACCGACGCCTATGAGCGCCTGACTCCGACGGGGCCGGCTGACTTTTACTGCATGGTGTATGAGG